In a single window of the Helicobacteraceae bacterium genome:
- a CDS encoding uracil-DNA glycosylase produces the protein MERIDCRKCRYFRITWESAFPYACDLFGFKGAQMPSVTVFMSGARRCREFAPKKKPRGDESEKERGFRA, from the coding sequence ATGGAACGAATTGACTGCCGCAAATGCCGCTATTTTCGGATCACGTGGGAGAGCGCTTTTCCATACGCGTGCGATCTGTTCGGCTTCAAAGGCGCGCAGATGCCTAGCGTTACCGTGTTTATGAGCGGCGCTCGTCGATGTCGCGAATTCGCGCCGAAAAAAAAACCGCGCGGCGACGAGAGCGAAAAAGAGCGCGGTTTTAGAGCTTAA
- the rpe gene encoding ribulose-phosphate 3-epimerase yields the protein MLIAPSILSADFGSLANEVKNVCDLGADYVHIDVMDGHFTPNLTIGPVVVAAAAKAANKPLDIHLMVENVPFFVELFAPIKPEFLSFHIEEEKHPHRLISRVRDLGIRPAITLNPHTPESAIEYLLGDLDMVLLMSVNPGFGGQKFIPSALEKTRRLKELIAKRNPKCLIEIDGGVNDKNASALKEAGADILVAGAYIFGANDRKKAIASLR from the coding sequence ATGCTGATCGCTCCTAGTATTCTTTCGGCTGATTTCGGCTCTCTCGCTAACGAGGTTAAAAACGTTTGCGATCTTGGCGCTGATTATGTGCATATAGACGTAATGGACGGACATTTCACGCCAAACCTCACAATCGGTCCCGTCGTTGTCGCGGCGGCGGCAAAGGCGGCTAACAAACCGCTGGATATTCATCTGATGGTGGAAAACGTTCCGTTTTTCGTCGAGCTTTTCGCGCCGATTAAACCTGAATTTTTGAGCTTTCATATCGAGGAGGAGAAACACCCGCACCGCCTGATTTCGCGCGTTCGCGATCTAGGTATCCGACCGGCGATCACGCTAAATCCGCACACCCCCGAAAGCGCGATCGAGTATCTGCTGGGCGATCTGGATATGGTGTTGCTGATGAGCGTAAATCCGGGTTTTGGCGGGCAGAAGTTTATCCCGTCGGCTTTGGAAAAAACGCGGCGGCTAAAAGAGCTGATCGCCAAGCGAAATCCAAAATGTTTAATCGAGATCGACGGCGGCGTAAACGACAAAAACGCGTCGGCGCTTAAAGAGGCGGGCGCGGACATTCTCGTCGCGGGCGCGTATATCTTTGGCGCGAACGATAGGAAAAAGGCGATCGCATCGTTACGATGA
- the truB gene encoding tRNA pseudouridine(55) synthase TruB, with the protein MNRLFVAYKPPFIGSNGFLSRLKRKYGVKSAGFSGILDPFAKGALIVAFGQYARLFNYLAKTPKVYRATLWLGARSESLDIERISRIDPTPRLTPRAIDETLSAFVGESEQYPPIFSAIKINGERSYRLARKGENVKMKARKINVYSLKPIAYAHPFLTFEAAASEGCYMRSLGRDIALSLGCAGALSSLERLKEGRFCFENEKPLNPLDFIDLQRNQYWGDGADLYCGKRLSVGSLAIQENGDYLIESEGFFVIINLFGGAVSYKLGRVAVSRSQTC; encoded by the coding sequence ATGAATCGCCTTTTCGTCGCCTATAAGCCGCCGTTTATCGGCTCAAACGGCTTTCTATCGCGCCTTAAACGCAAATACGGCGTTAAAAGCGCGGGCTTTTCCGGTATTTTAGATCCGTTTGCCAAAGGCGCGCTTATCGTAGCGTTCGGGCAATACGCGAGACTTTTTAATTATCTCGCGAAAACGCCAAAAGTATATCGCGCCACGCTATGGTTGGGAGCGCGCAGCGAGTCGCTTGATATAGAGCGAATATCGCGAATAGATCCAACGCCGCGTTTAACGCCGCGAGCGATTGACGAAACGCTAAGCGCCTTTGTTGGCGAAAGCGAGCAGTATCCGCCGATATTCAGCGCGATCAAAATAAACGGCGAACGCTCGTATAGGCTTGCGCGAAAGGGGGAGAACGTAAAGATGAAAGCGCGCAAAATCAATGTTTATAGTTTGAAACCAATCGCCTATGCGCACCCGTTTTTAACCTTTGAAGCCGCCGCGAGCGAAGGGTGTTATATGCGATCGCTTGGACGCGACATAGCGCTAAGTTTAGGTTGCGCGGGAGCGTTAAGCTCGCTGGAACGCTTAAAAGAGGGGCGGTTTTGTTTTGAAAACGAAAAGCCGCTTAATCCGCTTGATTTTATCGATCTTCAACGCAACCAATATTGGGGCGATGGGGCTGATCTGTATTGCGGAAAGCGGCTGAGCGTCGGTAGTCTCGCCATTCAAGAAAACGGCGATTATCTAATTGAAAGCGAAGGCTTTTTCGTTATTATTAACCTTTTCGGCGGCGCGGTTTCGTATAAGCTAGGGCGCGTCGCCGTCAGCCGATCGCAAACTTGTTGA
- a CDS encoding phosphoribosylanthranilate isomerase codes for MRVKICGITNLDDALCACEAGADAIGFVFYGRSPRLISLDTAAFISSKTPPFVKKVGLFVEQSPKEIDRICSLAKLDLAQIHAEADDRFFARLKTPFLKVVRAREREDIERFGGEYRLIDAFTENYGGDGKRLPIEWFDGVDCSKIILAGGLKTETLDMIKPFNFYGLDISSGVEKAKGIKDPALIAEFLRAAKTCKPSRKLFE; via the coding sequence ATGAGGGTAAAAATCTGCGGCATTACCAACCTTGACGACGCTTTGTGCGCCTGCGAAGCGGGAGCGGACGCGATCGGCTTTGTGTTCTACGGCAGATCGCCGCGCCTTATTTCGCTTGATACGGCGGCGTTTATATCCTCAAAAACGCCGCCGTTTGTCAAAAAAGTAGGGCTTTTTGTGGAACAATCGCCAAAGGAGATCGACAGAATCTGCTCCCTTGCCAAGCTCGATCTGGCGCAAATCCACGCCGAAGCGGACGATCGATTTTTCGCGCGGCTCAAAACGCCGTTTTTGAAGGTGGTTCGCGCGCGAGAACGCGAGGATATAGAGCGCTTTGGCGGCGAATATCGTCTGATCGACGCTTTCACCGAAAACTACGGCGGCGACGGAAAGCGTCTGCCAATCGAATGGTTTGACGGCGTCGATTGTTCTAAAATTATCTTAGCCGGCGGCTTAAAAACCGAAACGCTCGATATGATCAAGCCGTTTAACTTCTACGGATTAGATATTAGCAGCGGCGTTGAAAAAGCCAAAGGGATAAAAGACCCCGCTTTGATCGCCGAGTTTCTTCGCGCCGCTAAAACCTGCAAGCCTTCGCGAAAACTATTTGAATAA
- a CDS encoding ribonucleoside-diphosphate reductase subunit alpha codes for MITVIKRDGRREALEIAKIQKFTADSVAGLNNVDQSELELDAKLQFRDGISTADIQQTLIHTAADKIDVDRPDWTFVAARLFIYDLYHRVGKATMGVKGQAYLPLRRYFEVGEREGRILKGLGAKYDLDDLGRYIKPERDYQFTYLGIKTLYDRYLLKNRNNEPIELPQQMFMAVAMFLAQNEADRQGWAKKFYDVLSKFEVMAATPTLSNARTPRHQLSSCFVGSTPDNIEGIFDGYKEMALLSKYGGGVGWDWSKVRSGGSFIDGHKNAAGGVVPFLKITNDLAVAVDQLGTRKGAIAVYIEPWHKDVLDFLDLRKNSGEERRRTHDIFPALWICDLFMKRIESDGDWALFDPFNVPDLTDLYGEAFENAYIAYEADRDIPRIYIKAKDLWKKILLSYFETGMPFLCFKDAANESNPNNHVGTIRSSNLCTEIFQNTAPNEYAVRIMFDDGGFEERAEEDTIATDEGVKKPANKISSLDTLQGRKVYAVEKVARSGLTAVCNLASVNLARINTKEEIERVTPIAVRMLDNVIDLNFYPLAKVKATNLKTRAIGLGVMGETEFLATRAIEWGGEEHLRTIDEIMETISYNAINASCDLAVEKGAYENYEGSKWSRGVMPIDAANKEALKLVDRGGLFGLAYDWEELREKVRRQKIRNGHLLAIAPTSSISILIGTTQAIEPIYKRKWFEENLSGMIAAVAPKLTPETWNYYTPAYELDQTLLVKAAAIRQKWIDQGQSLNLFFKIGETTGKRLSEVYQLAWKLGLKSVYYLRSESPEFKDEAPKPIDRSVECDGCQ; via the coding sequence ATGATCACGGTTATAAAGCGCGACGGACGAAGAGAAGCCCTTGAGATCGCCAAGATTCAAAAGTTTACCGCCGATAGCGTGGCGGGGCTTAACAACGTGGATCAGTCCGAGCTTGAACTGGACGCTAAACTGCAATTTAGAGACGGCATAAGCACCGCCGATATTCAGCAGACGCTTATTCATACCGCCGCCGATAAGATCGACGTCGATCGCCCCGATTGGACGTTCGTAGCCGCGCGGCTTTTTATCTACGATCTCTATCACAGAGTCGGCAAGGCGACGATGGGGGTTAAGGGGCAGGCGTATCTTCCGCTTAGACGCTACTTTGAGGTGGGCGAGCGCGAGGGGCGCATTCTCAAGGGTTTGGGCGCGAAATACGATCTCGACGATCTAGGGCGCTATATCAAACCTGAGCGCGACTATCAATTTACCTATCTTGGGATCAAAACGCTTTACGATCGCTATCTGCTAAAAAACCGCAACAACGAGCCAATCGAGTTGCCGCAACAGATGTTTATGGCGGTGGCGATGTTTCTCGCGCAAAACGAAGCCGATCGGCAGGGGTGGGCAAAGAAGTTCTACGACGTTTTATCCAAGTTCGAGGTGATGGCGGCGACTCCGACGCTATCCAACGCTCGCACGCCGCGCCATCAACTTAGCTCGTGCTTCGTCGGCAGCACGCCCGATAATATCGAGGGCATTTTCGACGGATATAAAGAGATGGCGCTGCTTAGCAAATACGGCGGCGGCGTGGGTTGGGACTGGTCAAAGGTGCGCTCCGGCGGCAGTTTTATCGACGGGCATAAAAACGCGGCGGGCGGCGTGGTGCCGTTTTTGAAGATCACAAACGATCTGGCGGTGGCGGTCGATCAGCTTGGCACGCGCAAAGGCGCGATCGCCGTCTATATCGAGCCGTGGCATAAAGACGTGCTAGATTTCCTCGATCTGCGCAAAAACAGCGGCGAGGAGCGGCGCAGGACGCACGATATTTTCCCCGCGCTGTGGATATGCGATCTGTTTATGAAGCGAATCGAGAGCGACGGCGATTGGGCGCTTTTCGATCCGTTTAACGTTCCCGATCTAACCGATCTTTACGGCGAGGCGTTTGAAAACGCCTATATCGCCTATGAAGCCGATCGCGATATTCCGAGAATCTATATCAAGGCAAAAGACCTCTGGAAGAAGATTTTGCTCAGCTACTTTGAAACGGGCATGCCGTTTTTGTGCTTTAAGGACGCGGCGAACGAGAGCAACCCAAATAACCACGTAGGAACGATCCGAAGCTCCAACCTCTGCACCGAGATTTTCCAAAACACCGCGCCGAACGAGTACGCGGTGCGGATTATGTTTGACGACGGCGGTTTCGAGGAGCGCGCGGAGGAGGATACGATCGCCACCGACGAGGGCGTGAAAAAACCCGCCAACAAAATTAGCTCGCTCGATACCCTGCAAGGGCGCAAGGTTTATGCCGTGGAGAAGGTAGCCCGAAGCGGGCTGACGGCGGTGTGCAATCTAGCGAGCGTCAATCTAGCGAGAATCAATACCAAAGAGGAGATAGAGCGCGTAACGCCGATCGCGGTGCGAATGCTGGATAATGTGATCGATCTTAACTTTTATCCGTTAGCAAAGGTTAAAGCGACCAATTTGAAAACGCGCGCGATCGGGCTTGGCGTGATGGGCGAGACGGAGTTTTTAGCGACGCGCGCGATAGAGTGGGGCGGCGAGGAGCATCTGCGGACAATCGACGAGATAATGGAGACGATCAGCTACAACGCGATTAACGCCTCGTGCGATCTAGCGGTGGAAAAAGGCGCGTATGAGAACTACGAGGGAAGCAAGTGGTCGCGGGGCGTTATGCCGATCGACGCGGCTAATAAGGAGGCGTTGAAACTCGTCGATCGCGGCGGGCTTTTTGGGCTGGCCTACGACTGGGAGGAGTTGCGCGAAAAAGTCAGGCGGCAGAAGATAAGAAACGGGCATCTGCTGGCGATCGCGCCCACAAGCTCGATTTCGATCCTGATTGGCACTACGCAGGCGATCGAGCCGATCTATAAACGCAAATGGTTCGAGGAGAACCTAAGCGGCATGATCGCCGCCGTCGCTCCGAAACTTACGCCCGAAACGTGGAACTATTACACGCCCGCTTACGAGCTGGATCAGACGCTACTCGTCAAAGCCGCCGCGATCCGTCAAAAGTGGATCGATCAGGGGCAGAGCCTCAATCTGTTTTTCAAGATCGGCGAAACTACGGGCAAGCGTTTAAGCGAGGTATATCAGTTGGCGTGGAAACTGGGGCTTAAAAGCGTCTATTATCTGCGAAGCGAAAGTCCGGAGTTCAAAGACGAAGCGCCAAAACCGATCGACAGAAGCGTCGAATGCGACGGCTGCCAATAA